The following is a genomic window from Nitrospira sp..
CCCCAAAGACGATATTGTCTCCTGGCAGGTCAGCTTCTTCAGCGGCGAACCGGTCACCGACCAGAAATCCGGCACACGTCGGATGTGGTGCGTGCTGGACGCGCCCCGCAAGTAACTCGATCCATTTGTGCAGAGATGTCGTGCGTCACGGTTCGATGCAGTCTCAAAGAATCGAGAAGAGCCCTCCTCATCCCCTTCGCATTTACGCCGTGTCTGCCGCAAGCCTAACGGTTGCAGAGAAAGGAAGATCGGAGAGCATGATACGCGGGCGGTGGATTATTGGATGGGTGTTACTGGCGGCCGGTGCGATGGCCGCTCCCGTTCTTGTTCAAGCCGCTGAGCCTTTGTCAGAGGAGCAGTCGAATGCCAGCCAGCTCTCTGAATCCATAGATCGCAGCAAGCCGCAAGTGTCGGACTGGCACTATGGGGGATTCATCGATCTGGGCTACTCGCTGAATTTCAATTTTCCGGAGAACCATATCTTTCGCAATCGCGGCACGACGCCCAGGGTCAACGAACTCGATCTCAATATGGGCGGAATCTATGTCAGGAAAGATGCCACGGACCAATCGCGCTGGGGAATGGAATTACTGGCCCACGGTGGCCAGGATGCCAAAGAGTATGGGTTCGGAGTGAACCTCCCCCGGGTGCATGGGTCCGATGCGTTACGGCACTTCGGCCGCGCCAATGTCTCGTACCTCGCGCCGGCTGGCAATGGCCTGATGCTGCAAGCCGGTCTTTTCAACAGCTTCATCGGGTACGACTCGCTCTATGCCAAGGATAATTTCAACTACACCCGCTCGTGGATCGCAGATTATTCGCCCTACCTGATGTTCGGCGCGAATGCGCAGTACACCTTCAACGACCGGTGGACGGGAGTATTCTTCATCGTCAATGACTACTTTCATCTTCAGAACGCGAACCACGTCCCGAGTTATGGCGCGCAAGTCGCCTACAAACCCAGCGCCTCCTGGCTCTTCAAGGAAACGATCTACTACGGTCCCGATCAGTCGGACACGTCGCTCAAGTATTGGCGGTCGTTCTCGGATACGATTGTGGAATGGAAAGTTAATGACGATATCACTCTTGCCGGCGACTATCAGGTCGGAACCCAGGAAATGGCTGTGCCGGGAAGCCCTCGCGTGTTCTATATGGGGGCGGCATTCCCGATGCGATGGCACATCGGAGGGCCCTGGAGCCTGGCGCTCAGGCCGGAAGTCTATTGGGACAGAAGCGGCCTGATAACTGGTTCAGAGCAGTTCATCAAAGCGGTCACGACGACTGCCGAATATAAGCTGCCGTATAAGTGGACGAACATGATCGCAAGGCTCGAATACCGCTACGACGACTCGACTGGTTCGGGAGGGGGCTTCTTCAAGGGCAACGCAATTGCTCCTGGAGTCATCGGGTTGACGCCGGCGCAGCAGATGGTGATCTTCGGCCTGATCTGGACGATGGATTCGCCGTAATCCTCCTGCCCAGACCCCTTCGCTCGCCGCTCGAATCACAGAAAATTGCTCCCCCAATCCCTCGCAGTTTTTACACCGTTTTTACGTTCCTCGGTCTAAGGTACCTACACAAAAATAGAAAAAGACATGCTGGATCGCCGTCTCTTTCCCGGCAAGTGAGGAGCCTGCCATGGATTTTCTCTATCTGGCCGCTGTCGTTTTGTTTCTCCTGCTGTCCGTCTGGCTCATATCGGCGCTGAGGCGGCTATGAATGCGATGTATGTGCTCGGGGGAATTCTATCCCTGGGATTGTTGGTGTATCTCATGGTCGCGCTGCTGAAACCGGAGTGGTTCTGATGACGCTCAGCGGACTGGCGCAAATCGCGCTCTACTTCGCCGCGCTGCTCGCGCTGGTCAAACCGCTGGGATGGTACATGGCGCGGGTGTATACAGGCCAAGCCTGCGGGCTCGACCGAGTCGTGGGTCCGTTCGAGCGGCTGCTGTATCGTGTGTGCGGCCTGCGTGAATCCGAGGAAATGGATTGGAAGACCTACGGGATTGCCATGCTGGCCTTCAACGGCACGGGGCTGGTCCTGCTGTATGGACTGTTGCGACTCCAGGCATGGCTTCCGCTGAACCCGGCTGGGCTGGGCGCGGTCCCGCCGGACCTCGCGTTCAATACGGCGGCAAGCTTCGTGACCAATACGAACTGGCAGGCCTACGGC
Proteins encoded in this region:
- a CDS encoding conserved exported protein of unknown function (Evidence 4 : Unknown function but conserved in other organisms; MaGe:77307920); protein product: MIRGRWIIGWVLLAAGAMAAPVLVQAAEPLSEEQSNASQLSESIDRSKPQVSDWHYGGFIDLGYSLNFNFPENHIFRNRGTTPRVNELDLNMGGIYVRKDATDQSRWGMELLAHGGQDAKEYGFGVNLPRVHGSDALRHFGRANVSYLAPAGNGLMLQAGLFNSFIGYDSLYAKDNFNYTRSWIADYSPYLMFGANAQYTFNDRWTGVFFIVNDYFHLQNANHVPSYGAQVAYKPSASWLFKETIYYGPDQSDTSLKYWRSFSDTIVEWKVNDDITLAGDYQVGTQEMAVPGSPRVFYMGAAFPMRWHIGGPWSLALRPEVYWDRSGLITGSEQFIKAVTTTAEYKLPYKWTNMIARLEYRYDDSTGSGGGFFKGNAIAPGVIGLTPAQQMVIFGLIWTMDSP
- a CDS encoding K(+)-transporting ATPase subunit F (MaGe:77307921); protein product: MNAMYVLGGILSLGLLVYLMVALLKPEWF